From a region of the Lactuca sativa cultivar Salinas chromosome 4, Lsat_Salinas_v11, whole genome shotgun sequence genome:
- the LOC111876821 gene encoding uncharacterized protein LOC111876821, producing MAASQGVVALHKFFTRLSFVINVVGASSKRTDQLRDTQAEEIAYKISIDELETGRGLNQIGTLQRAGDTRWSSHLKSVSSLIKMFSPTCEVLLKIIKDGIGPIKGDADSAYEAITTFEFIFVLHLEKEIMEITDLLCQALQRQSQDICNALRLVASTKLLLQKMKDERWDGLLSTELLRLSTTLDPKSVVEPFRSGDVIKLVEKFYPEDFNEQEKVVLKIQLQHYEIDVVQHVDYKLLTSISELCQWLIKTKRVANFHLIYRVASLILTLPVSTATTERSFSAMNLIKTRLRNKMEDEFLNDSLVLHFERELAEKISLDTIVQDFKNAKDRHIPL from the exons ATGGCTGCTTCCCAAGGAGTTGTTGCATTACATAAGTTTTTTACTCGATTATCTTTTGTTATAAATGTTGTTGGTGCTTCCTCCAAACGTACCGACCAACTTAGAGATACACAAGCTGAGGAAATTGCATATAAGATTTCTATTGATGAGTTAGAGACAGGTAGAGGTCTTAATCAAATTGGTACATTACAACGAGCTGGCGATACTAGATGGAGTTCTCACCTCAAATCAGTTTCGAGCTTAATTAAAATGTTTAGTCCAACTTGTGAGGTTTTACTTAAAATTATTAAAGATGGCATCGGTCCAATCAAAGGCGACGCAGATTCTGCATATGAGGCTATTACTACATTTGAGTTCATTTTTGTTCTTCATCTCGAGAAAGAAATAATGGAGATTACCGATTTACTTTGTCAAGCTTTACAAAGACAATCTCAAGATATTTGTAATGCATTGAGGCTAGTTGCATCCACCAAATTGTTATTGCAAAAAATGAAAGATGAAAGATGGGATGGTTTACT ATCAACGGAGTTGCTTCGACTTTCAACAACTTTAGATCCTAAAAGTGTCGTTGAGCCTTTTCGAAGTGGTGATGTGATTAAGTTAGTAGAGAAGTTTTATCCCGAAGATTTCAATGAACAAGAGAAAGTAGTTTTGAAGATACAACTTCAACATTATGAGATTGATGTCGTTCAACATGTAGATTATAAACTATTGACATCTATATCAGAATTGTGTCAATGGTTGATAAAGACAAAAAGAGTGGCGAACTTTCATCTTATTTATCGAGTAGCGAGTCTCATACTTACTCTTCCAGTTTCTACTGCTACAACGGAGAGGTCATTTTCGGCAATGAACCTCATTAAAACAAGGTTACGGAATAAAATGGAAGACGAGTTTTTGAATGACTCATTGGTTTTGCATTTCGAACGAGAACTTGCTGAAAAGATTAGTTTAGACACAATTGTACAAGACTTTAAAAATGCAAAAGATCGTCACATTCCACTTTGA